A window of Candidatus Bathyarchaeota archaeon genomic DNA:
AACATTATACGTTTGTAGGTTGGAGGGTGAGTTGCAAAGAGACTGTTCATCTGCACCCATGTATCATTAGCCTCCTTCTCCATGGCCAAACTGAGTTCACGCTCATTTAGAACTCCATCATTGTCCAAGTCGTATTCGTCTTTCTTGCTCATAACACGCTTGATTTCCTGCTTTGCAGTAGCTGGATCACCGATGTAGAATGCACGGGCACCCTCAGGCGGCTTAGGTGAAATAGATAAACCATAAGTAATTTTTGCAAGACCACTCTGCAGACCATGCGGGGACCCCGTCAAATAAGCGGAGAAGGCGTCAGCGTAGTGTTCGCGAAGACGGCTTAGGCGCATGACGATAAGGAACGTCAAGATGTAGACTATGAACGCAACTATACCGATAACGATTAGGGCGGCGCCTGCGTTTCCTTCTTTTTGGTTCCGTCGCCCCCTGCTTGACATGGAGCTAATCATACCTGCACGTAACGCGGCTTGAGCGATGATGTATGCAATCAGCGGTAAAGCTGAAAGAACCGTCATAACTATGTAATCTTTGTGCTTGATGTGCCCCAGTTCATGAGCGATGACAGCCTCAATTTCCTGCTTGTTCAAGGTTCTAAGCAGCCCTTCATGTACGGCTAAGGTGGCGCTGCTGGTAGTTCTGCCAAACGTGAACGCGTTGGGCGAGTTGTCGGGCACGGTTGCCAGTTTGGGCATGGGTAACCCGCTTTTTTGCGCCAACTCTTTAACCATGTTTTCAAGCCACGGATTTTCACCTGGCTTTAGATAATGTAGCCGTGTGGTTGCCGCGACTATGACTGGGCCGATGGCATACTGAAAGAGGATAAACAGTGCTGAGGCACCTAAAGCTACGAACAGCCCTGTGAATGTGTCTAATTCTAGGAAGTAGACGATGCCGAAGACGAAGAGTCCAAAGATGAATGCTGATAGGAATATGGAGATTCCCATTGCGGCTTTAAGT
This region includes:
- a CDS encoding zinc metalloprotease HtpX; this encodes MANLSQLKAAMGISIFLSAFIFGLFVFGIVYFLELDTFTGLFVALGASALFILFQYAIGPVIVAATTRLHYLKPGENPWLENMVKELAQKSGLPMPKLATVPDNSPNAFTFGRTTSSATLAVHEGLLRTLNKQEIEAVIAHELGHIKHKDYIVMTVLSALPLIAYIIAQAALRAGMISSMSSRGRRNQKEGNAGAALIVIGIVAFIVYILTFLIVMRLSRLREHYADAFSAYLTGSPHGLQSGLAKITYGLSISPKPPEGARAFYIGDPATAKQEIKRVMSKKDEYDLDNDGVLNERELSLAMEKEANDTWVQMNSLFATHPPTYKRIMLLREIEQEMNTGQYTDDQMYRHV